In the genome of Vicia villosa cultivar HV-30 ecotype Madison, WI linkage group LG7, Vvil1.0, whole genome shotgun sequence, one region contains:
- the LOC131616368 gene encoding probable glucan endo-1,3-beta-glucosidase A6: MKAMVMALISLFIFSLFFTSSGEISEQPGVNYGQLGNNLPTPTASVSLIKNLKAKRVKIYDTNPEILKALENTGLQLQVSIMLPNQLITNISLNQTFSNQWIQSNLVPFYPKTLIRYLLVGNELISSTTNQTWPHIVPAMRRIKHSLTIYGLHKIKVGTTSAMDVLQTSFPPSNGTFRNDIAFSVIKPMLEFLHVTNSYFFLDVYPFFAWTSDPININLNYALFESNNITVTDSNTGLVYTNLFDQMVDAVYFAMEGLGFPGIRIFIAETGWPNGGNLDQLGANIHNAATYNRNFVKKVTKKPHIGTPARPGLVLPSFIFALFNENLKSGLGTERHFGLLYPNGSNIYEIDLSGKTLESEFKTLPPAEDYKGKAWCVVAQGANETAVVEALSYACSQGNQTCDSVQLGKPCFKPDSVVAHASYAFSSYWSQFRHVGGTCHFNGLATQIAKDPSYGSCKYPSVTL, translated from the exons ATGAAAGCAATGGTTATGGCTCTGATTTCTCTATTTATCTTCTCCTTATTCTTCACTTCAA GTGGAGAAATTTCAGAGCAACCTGGAGTAAACTATGGACAACTAGGTAACAACCTTCCAACACCAACAGCCTCTGTGTCTCTCATCAAAAACCTCAAAGCCAAACGGGTCAAAATCTATGACACAAATCCAGAAATCCTTAAAGCCCTCGAAAACACAGGACTCCAACTCCAAGTATCAATCATGCTGCCAAATCAACTCATTACCAACATATCCTTAAACCAAACATTCTCAAaccaatggatccaatcaaaccTCGTACCATTTTATCCAAAAACGCTCATTCGTTATCTTCTCGTCGGTAATGAACTCATTTCCTCAACAACAAACCAAACATGGCCTCACATTGTACCTGCGATGCGTCGAATCAAACATTCCTTAACTATCTATGGTTTGCATAAAATCAAAGTTGGAACCACTTCAGCAATGGATGTATTACAAACTTCATTTCCACCTTCAAATGGAACATTTAGAAATGACATTGCCTTTAGTGTTATTAAACCCATGTTGGAGTTCTTACATGTTACCAACTCTTATTTCTTCTTGGATGTTTATCCGTTTTTTGCTTGGACTTCAGATCCTATTAATATTAACTTGAATTATGCTCTTTTTGAATCCAATAACATCACGGTTACGGATTCAAATACGGGTTTGGTTTATACTAATTTATTTGATCAAATGGTGGATGCGGTTTATTTTGCAATGGAGGGACTAGGGTTTCCGGGTATTCGGATCTTTATTGCTGAAACGGGTTGGCCTAATGGTGGCAACTTGGACCAACTCGGTGCGAATATTCACAATGCTGCAACATATAACAGAAACTTTGTAAAGAAAGTTACAAAAAAACCTCATATAGGGACACCGGCTCGACCGGGTTTGGTTCTACCGTCATTTATATTTGCTTTGTTTAATGAAAACTTGAAATCGGGTTTGGGGACAGAGCGTCACTTTGGGTTATTATACCCAAATGGCTCAAATATTTACGAGATCGACCTTTCTGGCAAAACTCTAGAGTCGGAGTTTAAGACATTGCCACCGGCAGAGGATTATAAAGGGAAGGCGTGGTGTGTGGTGGCACAGGGAGCAAATGAGACGGCGGTTGTGGAGGCATTGTCATACGCTTGCTCACAAGGTAACCAAACATGTGATTCGGTTCAACTCGGGAAACCGTGTTTTAAACCAGATTCAGTGGTGGCTCATGCTAGCTATGCATTTAGCTCCTATTGGTCTCAGTTTAGACATGTGGGTGGAACTTGTCATTTCAACGGGCTTGCCACCCAAATTGCAAAGGATCCAA GTTATGGATCTTGCAAGTACCCAAGTGTGACCCTTTGA